The Xylophilus rhododendri region CCTCGCAGCACGGCGGCGTCTGGGTCAGCCTGGGCAAGCTGCCCTCGAACGCCAAGGCGGCGCAGCGCAACGACGTGAACAACCTGGGCGGCTCCATCGGCGCTCTGGCGCAGAGCCCGTCGGACGCCAGCGTGGCCGAGATGCTGCCGGGCGACCTGGAAACCGGCCGCCTCTACGGCGAGCGCGTGGCTTCCATCGCCGCCCGCCTGAGCAAGGCGGCCTGAGCATGAGCGCCGCCTCTGCGGACCATCTCACCCTGGTTCCCAAGTCGCACGACCTGGGCGGTGGTTTCGTGGTGCGGCGCACCTTGCCGGCCGCGGCCAAACGCTCGGTCGGCCCCTTCATCTTCTTCGACCACTTCGGGCCTGCCGAAGAACGGCCGGAGGAGCTGCACGACGTGCGGCCGCATCCGCATATCGGGCTGGCCACGGTGACCTATCTGTTCGAGGGTGCGATCCACCACCGCGACAGCATCGGCTCCGACCAGGTCATCGAGCCCGGCGCCGTCAACTGGATGAGTGCCGGCCGCGGCATCGTGCATTCGGAGCGCCGGCCCGAGCGGCTCCAGCACAGCATCTACACCAACCACGGCCTGCAGCTGTGGGCGGCGCTGCCGGCGGCGCTGGAGGAGTCCGATCCTTCCTTCACCCATGTGGCCGCGGCCGAGATCCCGGCGCTGGTGCGCTACGGTGTGGCGATCCGGGTGCTGATCGGCGAGGTCTTCGGCGTGAAGTCGCCGGTGCCGGCGGCCGGCGGCACGGTGTTCCTCGATATCGAAATGCCCGTCGGCGGACGGCTGGAGCTGCCGGCGCTGGCCCAGGAACTGGCGGTCTATCCGGTCGCCGGCAGCGTCACGGTGGATGGCGAGGCCTTGCCGACTGCTTCGATGTCGGTGCTGCCGCCCGACAGCGGCGCCCTGCTGGAAGCCGCCGCGCCGGTGCGCCTGGTGGTGGTCGGCGGCGATGCCCTGCTCGAACACCGCTACCTGTGGTGGAACTTCGTCTCCACCCGCAAGGAACGGGTGCGCCAGGCCGCGCAGGACTGGGCGGCCGGCGCCATGGGCGAGGTGCCGGGCGACATCGAATTCATCCCGCTGCCCGACCGGCCCCTGCCGGCCTGATCAGATCCCGCGGGCGCTCAGCTGCGCCTCGACGAAGCCGGCGAGCAGCGCCTGCATGCGGCTGGCCGGATGCAGGTGGTCGGCGAACATGTACGTCTGGTCCGCCTGCGGCGCGACCAGGGTGCTGGCCGAGCAGAGCAGCGCCCAGCCATGGTTCTCCACGAAGGCCTGCGGATCGGGCACGCCCAGCTGCGCCGCCTCGTTCAGGATGGCCGGCAGGCTGCAGGCCACATCGGTGTTGGCGACCTGGAAGCCGTATTGCCGGTAACGCGCCAGCGCGTCGGCGTAGAAGCCGTAGGCATCGATCAACACGAAATGCGCCGGCTTGGGCTGGACGCCCAACTGGGCCTGCAGGGTGTCGTTGAACAGCTGGGTCATCTGCGAGAGCGCGCCCGCCAGGTCCGGGTTCTGCACCGCGAAAGGCGAGGCGCCGATATCGGACATGTTCAGCACCGCGATGTTCTGGCCGCCGGCCGCGGCCACACGGTCCACCAGCCGCGCCAGATCGGTGGCGGCAGCGGCGACCAGCGGCGCCACGGCGTCCTGCGGGATATAGCCGTAAGCCGCGGCAATCACGGCATGGATAATGTCGTTGCCGCCTCCCTGCAACAGAATCAGCTGATTGGGGTTGAAGCCGCCATAGGCCGAAAGGTAATGGTCGAGCTGGCTGGTGAGCGGTTGCGCGAGCGAGTCCGAATAATCGCTGGCGCCCGGCGCCGAAACCCGTGCGCCGCCCTGTGCGAAACCCAGGCCCTGCAGATTCACCGGCGCATCGCCGAAACCGCCCTGCAGCGCTGGCGTGAGCCGGTCGCCATAGTAGGCGGCGACCAGTTCGGTCCAGACGGCGCCCGGGTTGGTGGTGTAGCGCCCGGCCGCGAAGCGCAGCGGGCCGACCGGGGGGCTGCCGTTGACGGCATAGGTGCCCACATCCGACAGGCTGTCCCCGAAGGAGACCACCTGCCGCGGCGGGCTGACATATGCGTCTCCATCGGAGCCGCCGCATGCCGCGAGAAAATGAACCAGGACGAATGTTGCCAGAAGCCGGATTTTCATCGGTTTACTCCAGTTGGGTCGCTGGAATGTAAACAGGAGGTTCAAGAAATAAGCGGGCTACATTCGAAAGATATTCTCAATAATGCAAGGATAAATATCCCGCGTTGGTCGATGTTATTTCCCGGCACTTGTCGTGTTCAAGCCAGGCGGGCTTCCTGCAGGTCCAGCTTGCGCACCACCTCGCGGCAGACCTCGTCGGATATCTCGCGCCTGCGCGCCAGCCGGAACAGTTCCTCGCGCGAAGCCTGCAGCGCCGCCACATGCAGCACCTGGGCGATGGCGCGCTGCTTGTCCCGGCGGGCGGCATCGGTGTCGCCCTCGGGCAGGGCGGCCTGCGGCGTCAGCGATTCGATGATGCGGCTGGCCACCTCGGTATAGAGCTGCGGATCGGTCTGGGGATGGGCCTCGACCAGCTGGCGCAGCTTCTTCTCGATGGCCACGATGCCGGCCCGCCGGGCCGCCTGGTGGGCCAGGTCCTGCTGGGCATGGTGCTCGGTCTCGGGCGGCACCTCCAGCCCGTTCAGCAGGCGCGGCAGGCCGATGCTGGCGACGATCAGCGAGACGATGATCACCGTCGCCGCCAGGAAGATCGCCAGGTCGCGCGCCGGAAAGGCCGAGCCGTCGGCCAGCGCCACCGGCAGCGTCAGCACGCCGGCCAGGGTGATGGCGCCGCGCACGCCGGCCAGCGACACCGCCGCGATCATGCGCAGGCTGGCCTTGGGCGCCTGCCGGCCGTGGCGGGCGGCCGTGCGCATGGAGATCTGCAGCGACACCCAGACCCAGGCGAAACGCAGCAGCGCCAGCGCCGCGCTGATCGCCAGGGCGTAGGCCAGCAGCCACCAGGGATTTTCGTGGCCGGTCTGCTCCACCACGCCGACCGCGCCGCGGAAGATGTCCGGCAACTGCTCGCCCAGCAGCACGAACATGATGCCGTTGAGCGCGAACTGCAGCGTGTTCCACACGGCAGTGCGCTGCACCCGGGTGACGGCCGAGGCCCGGCCCGACAGCTCGGCATAACTCATCATCACGCCGGCCGCCACGGCCGCCAGGATCTCGGAGGCATGCACCAGCGCCGCCGCCTCGTAGGCGCCGAAGGGGATCAGCAGGCTCATCAGGATCTGCGCGCCGGGCTCCTCGCCGAAGCGGCGCGAGAAGCGGTCGCGCGCCGCCGTCACCAGCCAGGTGAAACCGGCGCCCACCGCCAGCCCCGCCACCGCCACCCAGAGGAAGGACAGCGTGGCCGAGGCCAGCGAGAAGCTGCCGGTGACGGCCGCCGCCACCGCGAAGCGGAAGGCCACCAGGCCGCTGGCATCGTTGAGCAGCGACTCGCCCTCCAGGATGTGCATCACCCGCGCCGGCATCGGCACCCGCGCGGTGATGGCCGACACCGCCACCGGATCGGTCGGCGAGACGATGGCCGCCAGCGCGAAGGCCACCGGCCAGGGCACGGCCGGGATCATCCAGTGGATCAGCGCGCCCAGCCCGACCACGGTGAAGATCACCAGCCCGAAGGCCAGCTCCAGGATGGTGGCGCGGTCGCGGAACAGGCCTTCCTTCGGGATGCGCCAGCCGTCCAGGAAGAGGAGCGGCGGGATGAAGAGCAGCATGAAGAGCTCCGGCTCCAGCCGCACGCCGCGGCCGAACACACCGGCGATCACCGCCCCCATGGCGATCTGCACCAGCGGCACCGGCACGGCCACCGGCAGCACCCGTACGGCGAATGCGCTGGCGATCACGGCCAGCAGCATGGCGAAGCTAATTCCCAAGGCATCCAAATCTGCGTTCCTCCAAAGAACCCGCGAGGCTACACGCTAGGGGAAACCCGAGGCGGATGGCTGCGTTCGGACACGCGGCGTTTACCGCCGGCCAAGACAATCGCCGGTCCCCACGCAGATGCCCCCATGACCGACACCCCCACCGCCCCCGCGCCCGCGCCGCAGACCTTCACGCCCGCCGAGCGGCGCATCACCATGGCCGCGCTGATGATCGTCTTCATGCTCTCGGCGCTGGACCAGACCATCGTGGCCACCGCCATGCCGCGCATCGTCAGCCAGCTCTCGGGCCTGGACCTGTATGCCTGGGTGACCACCGCCTATCTGCTGGCCTCCACGGTGATGGTGCCGATCTACGGCAAGCTCTCCGACATCTACGGGCGCAAACCCATCCTGGTGGGCGGCATCCTGATCTTCCTGGCCGGCTCGGCCCTGTGCGGGCTGGCCGGCGAGTTCGGCGCGCTGCCGCTGCTGGGCGGCGGCATGGTGCAGCTGATCGTGTTCCGGGCCCTCCAGGGCCTGGGCGGCGCGGCCCTGATCACCAGCGCCTTCGCCCTCATCGCCGACCTCTATCCGCCGCGCGAGCGGGCCAAGCTGGGCGGGCTGTTCGGCTCGGTGTTCGGGCTGGCCAGCGTGGTCGGGCCGGTGCTGGGCGGCTTCTTCACCGACATGGGCAGCGTGCAGCTGCTGGGCCACGAGGTGGCGGGCTGGCGCTGGGTGTTCTACATCAACCTGCCGCTGGGGGCGCTGGCGCTGTTCATGATCCTGGTGAAGACACCGCCGCTGACGCACCGCATCGGCGGACGCATCGACTTCGCCGGTGCCGCCTTGCTGCTGACCACCTTCATCCCGCTGCTGCTGGCGCTGAGCTGGGGCGGCACGCGGGGCTGGGCTTCGGCGCCGGTGCTGGGGCTGTTCGGGCTGGCGCTGGCCGGTTTCGTGGCCCTGCTGGTGGTGGAGTCGCGGGTGGACAACCCCATCGTGGCGCTCTCGCTGTTCCGCAACCGGGTCTTCGCCACGGCCAGCCTCGCCTCCTGCCTGATCTTCATGGCCTTCATGGGCCTGGCCTCCTTCCTGCCGCTGCTGATCCAGCTCGGCCAGGGCATGCCGGCGACGACCAGCGGCCTGGTCATGCTGCCGCTGACCTTGGGCCTGATCGCCGCGGCCTCGCTCAGCGGACTGTTCGTGGGGCGGGTGGGCCGCTACAAGGCGGTGATGGTGGGCGGCGCGGCGCTGACCACGGTGGGCGCCTTCCTGCTGTCGCGCCTGCCGGTCGATGCCGGCATCTGGGGCCTGGTGTGGCGGGTGGCGCTGCTGGGCATCGGCCTGGGGCCGGCGCAGAGCGTGTTCAACATCGCCATGCAGAACGCGGTGGAGCGGCGCTACCTGGGGGTGGTGACCAGTGCCGGGCAGTTCTTCCGGCAGGTGGGCTCGACCATCGGCGTGGCGATCTTCGGCGCGGTGCTGACGCACCAGCTGGCGGTCGGCAGCGTGGCGCCCACCGAGCCAGCACAGCCGGGCGCGGTGGTGCACACCTTGACCCTGGCCGAACTGGAGCGCATGGCCCTGGCCAGCCATGTGCCGGGCGGCACTTCGGCAGCACCGGCGGTGGATGCCGCCGTGCGCACCACCGTCACCACCGCCGTCAAGGGTGTGATCGGCGCCGGCACCCTGGTCTGCCTGCTGGCCTTGCTGGCCACGCTCTTCGTGCCGGAGATCCCGCTGCGCTCGCAGGCCGAGCGCACACGCAAGCCGGAGCCCGAGCCCGTGGCTTAAGCGGCAGCGAGGTCCAGCGGAAACACCGGGTGCCGGACCTTGGAGAAGGGGAACAGGCTGTAGTCGGAACTGGTCACGCCCGGGCTGTCGCATTCCACCAGCCCGGCCGAGATCGGTCCGAACACCGGCCGGCAGTACATGCGGGACTTCAACAGCAGGAAACGTTCGGTGCGCGGGTCCAGTCCGGTGCAGGTGAAGACACCCAGGTCCCAGGGCTCCTGCGTGCGTTCGGTCACCACGATGCGGGCGGCGCCGATGTCGAAGAGCACGGTGCGCCCCATGCTGCTGCGCTGGCCGGTGTAGGTGGGGCCGCTGATGATGTAGTCGCCGTCGCAGATGCTGCGCACGGTGCCGGTCAGCACCACCGGTGTCTTCGACAGGCCGATGCCGGCCAGCGAGACCTTGTTGCCCAGCGCCACCGTCACTTTCGCACCTTCACCCGCCGCGATCAGCTGGGCCACCGCCTCGGGATCGCACAGCGGGCCGACGCCGATGCCGTCCAGGCCCTGGGCCAGTGCTTCCTGCAGCACGTCCATGGTGTCGCAGCTGCCGCCGGACATGCAGTTGTCCCCATGGTCCAGCAGCAGCACCGGCCGGCTCTGGCCCTCGGCCATTTTGCGGGCGCGCGCCACCGAATCGGCCAGCGCTTCGCTGCGGTAGATGAACTGCTCACGTTCGGCCCAGATCTGCCCGGCGATGCGGTCGGCCGTGGCCTGGGCCTTTTCGGCGGAATCGTCCACGACGATGACACTCATGCAGGGCGCCTCGATATCGGCCAGCGAGAAGCCGGCGAAGATCGACGCGGCCAGCGTTCCGCTCGCCTCGGCCGCGCGCGCGGCGTCGATGGCCCGCTGCATGGCGCCGGTGAAGGAGGCGCTGCGCAGGGTGTGGGCCATCAGCGGCAGGGCATGCCAGCGGGTGACCGGCTCGCGGCGGCCGGCGAGCTTCTCGAACATCAGTCGGCCGGCATGTTCGCCGGTCTCGTACATGTCGATGTGGGGATAGGTCTTGAAGCCGACGATCACGTCGGCGTTGTCCACCATGGCCGGCGTCACGTTGGCGTGCAGGTCCAGCGCCACGGCGATCGGCACGCCGGGCAGGGCCTGGCGCAGGCGGCGCAGCAGATCGCCTTCGCCGTCGGGGCTGTTCTGCGCCACCATGGCGCCGTGCAGGTCGAGCAGCAGGGCGTCGCAGCCCGGCGCGGCATCGACGATGCATTGGGTGAGCAAGTCATAGGCGGCTGCATCCACCGGCCCGCTGGGATTGGCCGAGGCCGAGACCGGGGTGACGATTTCGGCACCCGCCGCTTCCGCCAGGTCGATGAAGGCCGACATGGCGGTGCGCATGCCCTTGTTGTCACGATAAGCCTGCTCGCCGAAGGTCGGGCCGTCGGGCCCGAAGGCCGACAGCGGCGTGGGCACCGGCGAGAAGGTATTGGTCTCGTGGTTGAGGCGGGCGATCAGGACTTTCACCGGGCACCTCCGGCGCTGGCCACCATGGCCTGCAGCAGCACGTTGCAGCCGGCTTCGAGGTGCGCGGGCTCGGCATCCTCGATCTCGTTGTGGCTGATGCCGTCCAGGCAGGGCACGAAGATCATGGCGGTGGGGCAGACACGGGCCAGGTAGACGGCGTCGTGGCCGGCGCCGCTGACGATGTCCATCCAGCCCAGGCCCTGGGCCTGCGCGGCATCGCGCACGGCGGCCACCAGTTCGGGCGCGAAGGGCTGCGGCGGGAAATACACCACCTGTTCGACCGAAGCCTCCACCTTGCGGGCGGCGGCGGAGCGCTGCACCGCGGCC contains the following coding sequences:
- a CDS encoding pirin family protein; the protein is MSAASADHLTLVPKSHDLGGGFVVRRTLPAAAKRSVGPFIFFDHFGPAEERPEELHDVRPHPHIGLATVTYLFEGAIHHRDSIGSDQVIEPGAVNWMSAGRGIVHSERRPERLQHSIYTNHGLQLWAALPAALEESDPSFTHVAAAEIPALVRYGVAIRVLIGEVFGVKSPVPAAGGTVFLDIEMPVGGRLELPALAQELAVYPVAGSVTVDGEALPTASMSVLPPDSGALLEAAAPVRLVVVGGDALLEHRYLWWNFVSTRKERVRQAAQDWAAGAMGEVPGDIEFIPLPDRPLPA
- a CDS encoding SGNH/GDSL hydrolase family protein, giving the protein MVSFGDSLSDVGTYAVNGSPPVGPLRFAAGRYTTNPGAVWTELVAAYYGDRLTPALQGGFGDAPVNLQGLGFAQGGARVSAPGASDYSDSLAQPLTSQLDHYLSAYGGFNPNQLILLQGGGNDIIHAVIAAAYGYIPQDAVAPLVAAAATDLARLVDRVAAAGGQNIAVLNMSDIGASPFAVQNPDLAGALSQMTQLFNDTLQAQLGVQPKPAHFVLIDAYGFYADALARYRQYGFQVANTDVACSLPAILNEAAQLGVPDPQAFVENHGWALLCSASTLVAPQADQTYMFADHLHPASRMQALLAGFVEAQLSARGI
- a CDS encoding Na+/H+ antiporter, yielding MGISFAMLLAVIASAFAVRVLPVAVPVPLVQIAMGAVIAGVFGRGVRLEPELFMLLFIPPLLFLDGWRIPKEGLFRDRATILELAFGLVIFTVVGLGALIHWMIPAVPWPVAFALAAIVSPTDPVAVSAITARVPMPARVMHILEGESLLNDASGLVAFRFAVAAAVTGSFSLASATLSFLWVAVAGLAVGAGFTWLVTAARDRFSRRFGEEPGAQILMSLLIPFGAYEAAALVHASEILAAVAAGVMMSYAELSGRASAVTRVQRTAVWNTLQFALNGIMFVLLGEQLPDIFRGAVGVVEQTGHENPWWLLAYALAISAALALLRFAWVWVSLQISMRTAARHGRQAPKASLRMIAAVSLAGVRGAITLAGVLTLPVALADGSAFPARDLAIFLAATVIIVSLIVASIGLPRLLNGLEVPPETEHHAQQDLAHQAARRAGIVAIEKKLRQLVEAHPQTDPQLYTEVASRIIESLTPQAALPEGDTDAARRDKQRAIAQVLHVAALQASREELFRLARRREISDEVCREVVRKLDLQEARLA
- a CDS encoding MDR family MFS transporter, whose amino-acid sequence is MTDTPTAPAPAPQTFTPAERRITMAALMIVFMLSALDQTIVATAMPRIVSQLSGLDLYAWVTTAYLLASTVMVPIYGKLSDIYGRKPILVGGILIFLAGSALCGLAGEFGALPLLGGGMVQLIVFRALQGLGGAALITSAFALIADLYPPRERAKLGGLFGSVFGLASVVGPVLGGFFTDMGSVQLLGHEVAGWRWVFYINLPLGALALFMILVKTPPLTHRIGGRIDFAGAALLLTTFIPLLLALSWGGTRGWASAPVLGLFGLALAGFVALLVVESRVDNPIVALSLFRNRVFATASLASCLIFMAFMGLASFLPLLIQLGQGMPATTSGLVMLPLTLGLIAAASLSGLFVGRVGRYKAVMVGGAALTTVGAFLLSRLPVDAGIWGLVWRVALLGIGLGPAQSVFNIAMQNAVERRYLGVVTSAGQFFRQVGSTIGVAIFGAVLTHQLAVGSVAPTEPAQPGAVVHTLTLAELERMALASHVPGGTSAAPAVDAAVRTTVTTAVKGVIGAGTLVCLLALLATLFVPEIPLRSQAERTRKPEPEPVA
- a CDS encoding M81 family metallopeptidase, yielding MKVLIARLNHETNTFSPVPTPLSAFGPDGPTFGEQAYRDNKGMRTAMSAFIDLAEAAGAEIVTPVSASANPSGPVDAAAYDLLTQCIVDAAPGCDALLLDLHGAMVAQNSPDGEGDLLRRLRQALPGVPIAVALDLHANVTPAMVDNADVIVGFKTYPHIDMYETGEHAGRLMFEKLAGRREPVTRWHALPLMAHTLRSASFTGAMQRAIDAARAAEASGTLAASIFAGFSLADIEAPCMSVIVVDDSAEKAQATADRIAGQIWAEREQFIYRSEALADSVARARKMAEGQSRPVLLLDHGDNCMSGGSCDTMDVLQEALAQGLDGIGVGPLCDPEAVAQLIAAGEGAKVTVALGNKVSLAGIGLSKTPVVLTGTVRSICDGDYIISGPTYTGQRSSMGRTVLFDIGAARIVVTERTQEPWDLGVFTCTGLDPRTERFLLLKSRMYCRPVFGPISAGLVECDSPGVTSSDYSLFPFSKVRHPVFPLDLAAA